The Salvia splendens isolate huo1 chromosome 21, SspV2, whole genome shotgun sequence genome includes a window with the following:
- the LOC121783740 gene encoding cytochrome P450 71A6-like yields the protein MVSLSHFLVVLISTSLFLFFLHKWRRIHSPGSKKRLPPSPPKLPLIGNLHQLGPLPHRSLQSLSRRYGPLMLLHFGTVPVLIVSSAEAAREIMKNQDLIFSNRPQLSIASRLFYNNRDVAFAPYGEYWRQNRSICVLHLLSSKRVQSYRGVREEETSLMVDKIRRLCASSNPVNLSDVMRSLTNDVICRVALGKKYGLGSDFKEIFGEFGVLLGILPLWEYIPWLRWMRRFDGLDKRVERAAKKMDRFLEVVIQEHRVRERKEGDGGELDFVDILLDFQRENASRSPIEDDTIKAIVLDMFGAGTDTTFTALEWAMAELIRNPEAMKTLQNEVREVAGNKDEIDEQDLEKMPYLKAVLKESLRLHSPVPLLVPRELTQDTRVLGYDIASGMRVMINVWAISRDPSLWKYPEEFRPERFLGMDIDFRGLHFELTPFGAGRRGCPGITFAVAVDELALAKLVHKFDFRLPNGAKMKELDVSESSGITIHKNYPLLVVAT from the exons ATGGTTTCACTCTCACATTTCTTGGTTGTGCTAATCTCCACatctctcttcctcttcttcctccacaAATGGCGCCGAATTCATTCTCCGGGGTCTAAGAAACGCCTGCCTCCGTCTCCACCAAAGCTCCCGCTAATCGGAAACCTCCACCAGCTGGGCCCACTCCCCCACAGATCCCTCCAGTCACTCTCCCGCCGCTACGGCCCTCTCATGCTGCTCCACTTCGGCACGGTCCCCGTCCTCATCGTCTCCTCGGCCGAGGCTGCGCGTGAGATCATGAAAAACCAGGACCTGATCTTCTCAAACAGGCCCCAACTCAGCATCGCGAGCCGGCTGTTCTACAACAACCGAGACGTGGCGTTCGCACCTTATGGAGAGTACTGGCGGCAGAACCGCAGCATATGCGTGCTTCATCTGCTGAGCAGCaaaagggttcaatcttatcgCGGCGTGAGGGAGGAAGAGACTTCCCTCATGGTCGACAAGATCAGAAGGTTGTGTGCTTCTTCAAACCCTGTGAACTTGAGCGACGTCATGAGGTCGCTCACGAACGACGTGATTTGCAGAGTGGCGCTGGGGAAGAAGTATGGATTGGGGAGTGATTTCAAGGAGATTTTTGGTGAGTTTGGGGTGCTTCTTGGGATTCTACCTTTGTGGGAGTACATTCCATGGCTGAGATGGATGAGAAGGTTTGATGGTTTGGATAAGAGAGTAGAAAGAGCTGCTAAGAAGATGGATAGGTTTTTGGAGGTTGTGATTCAAGAACATAGGGTTAGGGAGAGGAAAGAGGGAGATGGTGGTGAGCTGGATTTTGTGGACATATTGCTTGATTTTCAGAGAGAGAATGCAAGTCGCAGCCCGATTGAAGATGACACTATCAAAGCCATCGTTTTG GATATGTTTGGTGCTGGAACTGATACTACATTTACAGCTCTTGAATGGGCGATGGCGGAGCTCATACGAAATCCAGAAGCCATGAAAACTTTGCAAAATGAAGTGAGAGAAGTAGCTGGAAATAAGGATGAAATTGATGAGCAAGACTTGGAGAAAATGCCTTATCTAAAAGCAGTGTTGAAGGAGAGTCTAAGGTTGCATTCGCCGGTCCCATTATTAGTCCCTCGTGAATTAACTCAAGACACAAGAGTATTGGGCTATGACATCGCATCTGGTATGCGTGTGATGATTAATGTTTGGGCGATTTCTAGGGATCCTTCATTGTGGAAATATCCTGAGGAATTTCGCCCGGAGAGATTCCTTGGAATGGACATAGACTTTAGAGGTCTGCATTTTGAGTTGACTCCGTTTGGGGCAGGCAGGAGGGGTTGCCCTGGTATTACATTCGCGGTGGCGGTGGATGAGCTTGCCTTAGCAAAGTTAGTACACAAGTTCGATTTTAGATTACCTAATGGAGCAAAAATGAAGGAGTTAGATGTTAGTGAATCTAGTGGAATCACAATCCATAAAAATTATCCTTTGCTTGTTGTAGCTACTTAA